Proteins encoded by one window of Gammaproteobacteria bacterium:
- a CDS encoding DsrE family protein, whose product MKIRLLQCLSCRPRLLTTPDPAMTAVGAGPRRQGRLQAIWLSAILVLLSATVVAAEEEQLRFPGDPPEHKVVYQFNQADEAYQQAVLFSVGAMLRKWGDNISIVVVGIGPGIHILGKTPGRPVSEEIRQRVASLSQYGVEFHACGNTMKSLHWEEKDILPFAKIVEVGASDLMELQEQGYAYLSW is encoded by the coding sequence ATGAAGATTCGATTACTGCAATGCCTGTCGTGCCGCCCGCGCCTATTAACCACGCCAGATCCGGCCATGACGGCGGTGGGAGCAGGGCCACGACGACAGGGCCGGCTACAGGCGATATGGCTCAGCGCGATTCTGGTGCTGCTGAGCGCCACCGTTGTTGCCGCCGAAGAGGAGCAGCTGCGTTTCCCCGGCGATCCGCCCGAACACAAGGTCGTGTACCAGTTTAATCAGGCCGATGAGGCCTACCAGCAGGCGGTGCTGTTTTCGGTGGGTGCGATGCTCAGGAAATGGGGCGATAATATTTCCATCGTGGTGGTGGGTATCGGCCCCGGGATCCACATTCTCGGCAAGACACCGGGGCGGCCGGTGAGCGAGGAGATCCGGCAGCGGGTCGCCAGCCTGAGCCAGTATGGTGTCGAATTTCATGCCTGCGGCAATACCATGAAGTCACTGCATTGGGAGGAAAAGGATATCCTGCCGTTTGCCAAGATCGTGGAGGTCGGCGCCTCGGATTTGATGGAATTACAGGAACAGGGTTACGCCTATCTGAGCTGGTAG
- the greA gene encoding transcription elongation factor GreA, translating to MTGKVPLTAEGAEKLREELRELKNVVRPQIIAAIATAREHGDLKENAEYHAAREQQSFTEGRIADISNKLSNAQIIDISQITPTGKIIFGVTVDLIEEETGKEVTYQIVGEDEADLKVGKISVTSPIARALIGKEEGDIAEVQAPGGVKEYEIIAVKYL from the coding sequence ATGACGGGGAAGGTACCATTAACCGCAGAAGGGGCAGAAAAGCTTCGCGAGGAGCTGCGCGAGCTGAAAAATGTCGTGCGACCACAGATTATCGCTGCGATTGCCACTGCGCGCGAGCATGGCGATCTCAAGGAAAATGCTGAATATCATGCGGCGCGTGAACAGCAGAGCTTTACGGAAGGCCGCATTGCCGATATCAGCAATAAACTGAGTAACGCGCAGATCATCGACATCTCACAGATTACGCCGACCGGTAAGATTATTTTTGGTGTTACGGTGGATTTGATCGAAGAAGAGACCGGCAAGGAAGTGACTTACCAGATCGTCGGTGAAGACGAGGCCGATCTTAAGGTCGGCAAGATTTCGGTGACCTCACCGATTGCGCGCGCCCTGATCGGTAAGGAAGAGGGCGATATTGCCGAGGTGCAGGCTCCCGGCGGCGTGAAGGAATACGAGATCATCGCGGTGAAATATCTCTAG
- the dapB gene encoding 4-hydroxy-tetrahydrodipicolinate reductase produces MIKIAISGAGGRMGKALLEAAKETDGLMVSAAIERAGSSLLGVDAGELAGIGTLGIPVVDRLDEAAAFDVLIDFTRPEVTLANIAVCRERGSAMVIGTTGFDDAQKALIREASSEIGIVFAPNMSVGVNLCLKLLEMAARVLGDEVDIEVIEAHHRHKIDAPSGTALRMGEVVAEALGRDLKTCAVYGREGRTGERDRKTIGFETIRAGDIVGDHTVLFAGMGERVEITHKASSRMTFAHGAMRAALWLGARDTGLYDMQDVLGLNAD; encoded by the coding sequence ATGATAAAAATCGCAATTTCCGGCGCCGGCGGGCGCATGGGTAAGGCCTTGCTGGAAGCGGCCAAGGAAACCGATGGGCTGATGGTGAGCGCGGCGATCGAGCGTGCCGGCAGCTCCCTGCTGGGCGTCGATGCCGGTGAGCTGGCCGGTATCGGTACGCTGGGTATTCCTGTGGTGGACCGGCTGGACGAGGCCGCGGCGTTTGATGTGTTGATCGATTTCACCCGCCCCGAGGTGACGCTGGCGAATATCGCCGTCTGCCGCGAACGCGGTAGCGCGATGGTGATCGGCACCACGGGTTTTGACGATGCGCAAAAGGCGCTAATCCGCGAGGCCAGCAGTGAGATCGGTATCGTGTTCGCCCCCAATATGAGCGTTGGCGTCAATCTCTGTCTCAAACTGCTGGAAATGGCGGCCAGGGTGCTGGGTGATGAGGTGGATATCGAAGTGATCGAGGCCCACCACCGTCACAAGATCGATGCGCCCTCGGGCACGGCGCTACGGATGGGCGAGGTGGTGGCGGAGGCCCTGGGTCGTGATCTGAAGACCTGCGCGGTGTATGGCCGCGAAGGGCGCACCGGTGAGCGGGACCGAAAGACCATCGGCTTTGAAACCATCCGTGCGGGCGATATTGTCGGTGATCACACCGTGCTGTTTGCCGGTATGGGCGAGCGGGTGGAGATCACCCACAAGGCCTCCAGCCGAATGACCTTCGCCCATGGCGCGATGCGGGCTGCCCTGTGGCTCGGTGCCCGTGATACCGGGCTGTACGACATGCAGGATGTGCTGGGCCTCAACGCCGATTGA
- the carB gene encoding carbamoyl-phosphate synthase large subunit, with amino-acid sequence MPKRTDIKSILILGAGPIVIGQACEFDYSGAQACKALKEEGFRVILVNSNPATIMTDPDMADATYIEPITWKTVANIIERERPDALLPTMGGQTALNCALDLDREGVLEKFKVEMIGANRDAIDKAEDRDRFKKAMEKIGLDMPRAAVAHSLEEAWQVQAQVGYPTVIRPSFTMGGSGGGIAYNKEEFVEICERGLDLSPTKELLVEESILGWKEYEMEVVRDCKDNCIIICSIENLDPMGIHTGDSITVAPAQTLTDKEYQIMRNASLAVLREIGVDTGGSNVQFAIDPENGRMIIIEMNPRVSRSSALASKATGFPIAKIAAKLAVGYTLDELQNDITGGATPASFEPSIDYVVTKVPRFTFEKFPKADSRLTTQMKSVGEVMAIGRTFQESLQKALRGLETGVSGLDPILDFAAEGAMDKLRHELRTPGADRLWYVGDAFRAGLPVAEVFELTKIDPWFLVQIEEIIQLEKEVAEQGLASLDKARMFALKRKGFADQRLADLLAMNVNKLRAHRHALGVRPVYKRVDTCAAEFSTNTAYMYSTYEQECESKPTSREKIMVLGGGPNRIGQGIEFDYCCVHAAFALREDGYETIMVNCNPETVSTDYDTSDRLYFESLTLEDVLELVELEKPMGVIVQYGGQTPLKLARELEAAGAPIIGTSPDAIDLAEDRERFQKLIQKLGLKQPPNHTARNPEQAVELAADIGYPLVVRPSYVLGGRAMEIVYNESELKRYMREAVKVSNDSPVLLDRFLDDAIEVDVDAVCDGTQVLVGGIMQHIEQAGVHSGDSACSLPPYSLSADVQERMREMARELALALNVVGLMNAQFAIKGDDIYVIEVNPRGSRTVPFVSKATSLPLAKIAARCMAGKSLAEQGITTEIIPDYFSVKEAVFPFVKFPGIDPILGPEMKSTGEVMGIGRDFAEAFAKALLGASVSLPSGGAAFVSVRDADKPGVLNVARRLVKLGFVLVATRGTAKALGDGGIECVTVDKVGEGRPHIVDMIKNDEIKLIINTTEGTQAIADSGTIRSNALQHKVTYTTTLAGADAMCSAMEQGESSVVNRLQDLHQEIRQ; translated from the coding sequence ATGCCAAAACGTACCGACATAAAAAGCATCCTCATCCTTGGCGCCGGCCCGATTGTCATCGGCCAGGCCTGCGAATTCGATTACTCCGGCGCCCAGGCCTGCAAGGCCCTGAAGGAAGAGGGTTTCCGCGTCATCCTGGTGAACTCCAATCCGGCCACCATCATGACCGACCCCGACATGGCCGATGCGACCTACATCGAACCCATCACCTGGAAGACCGTCGCCAACATCATCGAGCGCGAGCGTCCCGACGCCTTGTTGCCGACCATGGGCGGACAGACGGCACTCAATTGCGCGCTGGATCTGGATCGCGAAGGCGTGCTGGAGAAATTCAAGGTCGAGATGATCGGCGCAAACCGCGACGCCATCGACAAGGCCGAAGACCGTGACCGTTTCAAAAAGGCGATGGAAAAGATCGGCCTGGATATGCCGCGTGCCGCGGTCGCCCATAGCCTGGAAGAGGCCTGGCAGGTGCAGGCGCAGGTGGGTTATCCCACGGTGATTCGTCCGTCGTTCACCATGGGCGGCAGCGGTGGCGGTATTGCCTACAACAAGGAAGAGTTTGTCGAGATCTGTGAGCGTGGCCTGGATCTTTCGCCCACCAAGGAGTTGCTGGTGGAAGAATCCATTCTCGGCTGGAAGGAATACGAGATGGAGGTGGTGCGTGACTGCAAGGACAATTGCATCATCATCTGTTCCATCGAAAATCTCGACCCCATGGGTATTCACACCGGTGATTCCATTACCGTCGCCCCGGCGCAGACACTCACCGACAAAGAGTATCAGATCATGCGCAACGCCTCGCTGGCGGTGCTGCGTGAGATTGGTGTGGATACTGGCGGCTCCAATGTGCAGTTCGCCATTGACCCCGAAAATGGCCGCATGATCATCATTGAGATGAACCCGCGGGTGTCGCGTTCCTCGGCCCTGGCCTCCAAGGCCACCGGGTTCCCCATTGCCAAGATTGCCGCCAAGCTCGCCGTCGGCTACACGCTGGATGAGTTGCAGAACGACATCACCGGTGGTGCGACACCGGCCTCTTTTGAGCCGAGCATCGACTACGTGGTCACCAAGGTGCCACGCTTCACGTTTGAAAAGTTTCCCAAGGCCGACTCCCGGCTCACCACCCAGATGAAATCGGTGGGTGAGGTGATGGCCATCGGTCGCACCTTTCAGGAGTCCCTGCAAAAGGCCTTGCGCGGTCTGGAGACGGGTGTCTCCGGCCTGGATCCGATTCTGGATTTTGCTGCCGAAGGTGCGATGGATAAACTGCGCCACGAACTGCGTACGCCGGGGGCGGATCGTCTGTGGTACGTGGGTGACGCCTTTCGCGCCGGTCTGCCGGTCGCTGAGGTGTTCGAACTGACCAAGATTGACCCATGGTTCCTGGTGCAGATTGAAGAGATCATCCAACTGGAAAAAGAGGTTGCGGAGCAGGGCCTGGCGTCGCTCGATAAGGCGCGCATGTTTGCGCTCAAGCGCAAGGGTTTTGCCGATCAACGACTGGCGGATTTGCTGGCCATGAATGTCAATAAGCTGCGTGCGCACCGTCATGCGCTGGGCGTCCGGCCTGTCTACAAACGGGTTGATACCTGTGCGGCGGAATTCTCCACCAATACCGCCTATATGTATTCCACCTATGAGCAGGAATGTGAATCGAAGCCGACCAGCAGAGAAAAGATTATGGTGCTGGGAGGCGGGCCCAATCGCATCGGCCAGGGTATCGAATTCGATTACTGTTGTGTGCATGCCGCCTTTGCCCTGCGTGAAGACGGCTATGAAACCATCATGGTGAACTGTAATCCCGAAACCGTTTCGACAGATTACGACACCTCGGATCGTCTCTATTTTGAATCGCTGACGCTGGAAGATGTGCTGGAGCTGGTCGAACTGGAAAAGCCCATGGGCGTGATCGTGCAGTACGGTGGTCAAACACCGTTGAAACTAGCGCGCGAGCTGGAAGCCGCCGGTGCGCCGATTATTGGCACCTCGCCGGATGCGATTGATCTGGCGGAAGACCGCGAACGGTTCCAGAAGCTGATACAAAAACTTGGCCTCAAACAGCCGCCGAATCACACCGCGCGCAATCCGGAACAGGCGGTAGAGCTGGCGGCAGATATCGGTTACCCACTCGTGGTTAGACCATCGTATGTGCTGGGTGGTCGTGCCATGGAGATTGTGTATAACGAAAGCGAGCTGAAGCGCTACATGCGCGAAGCGGTGAAAGTCTCCAATGATTCGCCGGTGCTGCTGGATCGGTTTCTTGATGACGCAATTGAGGTCGATGTGGATGCGGTGTGCGACGGCACACAGGTATTGGTGGGTGGCATCATGCAGCACATCGAACAGGCCGGTGTACATTCCGGTGACTCCGCGTGTTCGCTGCCTCCCTACAGTCTGTCGGCGGATGTGCAGGAACGGATGCGCGAGATGGCCCGCGAGCTGGCGCTGGCGCTCAATGTTGTGGGTCTGATGAATGCGCAGTTTGCGATCAAGGGCGACGATATCTATGTTATCGAAGTGAACCCCCGCGGTTCGCGCACCGTGCCCTTTGTTTCCAAGGCCACCAGTTTGCCGCTGGCGAAAATCGCGGCGCGCTGCATGGCAGGCAAAAGCCTGGCGGAGCAGGGCATTACCACCGAAATCATTCCCGACTATTTTTCGGTGAAGGAGGCCGTATTCCCGTTTGTAAAATTCCCCGGTATCGATCCCATTCTGGGGCCGGAAATGAAATCCACCGGTGAGGTGATGGGGATCGGGCGGGATTTTGCGGAGGCCTTTGCCAAGGCGCTGCTGGGCGCGAGCGTCAGTCTGCCATCCGGTGGCGCGGCCTTTGTCAGTGTGCGCGATGCCGATAAACCGGGTGTCCTCAATGTTGCCCGGCGACTGGTAAAGCTGGGCTTTGTGCTGGTTGCTACACGGGGTACCGCCAAGGCTCTGGGTGACGGCGGCATTGAGTGTGTTACGGTGGATAAGGTGGGCGAGGGGCGTCCCCATATTGTGGATATGATTAAAAACGATGAAATAAAGCTGATTATTAACACCACGGAAGGCACACAGGCGATCGCCGATTCGGGCACCATTCGCAGTAATGCCTTGCAGCATAAGGTCACCTACACTACAACATTAGCCGGTGCTGATGCCATGTGTTCGGCGATGGAGCAGGGGGAAAGCTCGGTGGTTAACCGACTGCAAGACTTACACCAGGAGATTAGGCAATGA
- the dnaJ gene encoding molecular chaperone DnaJ: MSKRDYYEILAVNKNASDAELKKAFKRLAMKHHPDRNPDDKGAEEKFKEAKEAYEVLSDPQKRAAYDQFGHAGVEQGGGGRHAGGSASFSDIFGDVFGDIFSGGGGPGGQQRARRGADLRYNLDLSLEEAVRGTTVKIRVPTSVTCATCGGSGAKKGSKPEQCTTCGGVGQVRMQQGFFSLQQACPHCEGTGQVIKDPCTTCHGHGRTQERKTLSVKVPAGVDNGDRIRLSGEGEAGDRGAPSGDLYVQIGVKEHPLFVREENNLYCEVPISFVTATLGGTLEVPTLDGKVKLTIPPETQTGKLFKLRGKGVKSVRGGPVGDLLCRVSVETPVNLNSKQKELLKQFEAAMSDNGKKHSPKESSWIDGVKNFIDGIKL; the protein is encoded by the coding sequence ATGTCTAAGCGCGATTATTACGAAATTCTGGCGGTGAACAAGAACGCCAGCGATGCCGAACTGAAAAAGGCCTTCAAACGGCTGGCAATGAAGCACCACCCGGATCGCAACCCTGACGACAAGGGCGCGGAAGAGAAATTCAAGGAGGCCAAAGAGGCCTACGAGGTACTGAGTGACCCGCAAAAGCGTGCCGCCTATGACCAGTTTGGTCATGCCGGCGTGGAACAGGGAGGCGGTGGCAGGCATGCAGGCGGGAGCGCAAGTTTCAGCGACATCTTCGGCGATGTGTTTGGCGATATCTTCAGTGGCGGCGGTGGCCCCGGCGGCCAGCAGCGGGCGCGACGCGGCGCGGATCTGCGCTACAACCTGGACCTGAGCCTGGAAGAGGCGGTGCGCGGCACCACGGTGAAGATCCGGGTTCCCACCTCGGTCACCTGTGCGACCTGTGGCGGCAGTGGTGCGAAAAAGGGCTCAAAGCCCGAGCAGTGCACCACCTGTGGCGGTGTGGGGCAGGTGCGCATGCAGCAGGGCTTCTTCTCGTTGCAACAGGCCTGTCCGCACTGTGAGGGCACAGGCCAGGTTATCAAGGACCCCTGCACCACCTGCCATGGTCATGGCCGGACCCAGGAGCGCAAGACCCTGTCGGTGAAGGTGCCTGCCGGGGTGGACAATGGCGACCGGATTCGCCTCAGCGGCGAGGGCGAGGCGGGTGATCGCGGCGCGCCGAGTGGTGATCTGTATGTGCAGATCGGCGTCAAGGAGCATCCGCTGTTTGTGCGCGAGGAGAACAATCTCTATTGCGAGGTGCCGATCAGCTTTGTCACCGCCACCCTCGGCGGCACGCTGGAGGTGCCCACCCTGGACGGCAAGGTGAAGCTCACCATCCCGCCCGAGACCCAGACCGGCAAACTGTTCAAGCTGCGCGGCAAGGGCGTGAAGTCGGTGCGCGGCGGCCCGGTCGGTGACCTGCTGTGCCGGGTTTCGGTGGAGACGCCCGTCAATCTGAACAGCAAGCAAAAGGAATTGCTGAAGCAGTTTGAGGCGGCGATGTCCGATAACGGTAAGAAGCACAGCCCGAAGGAAAGCTCCTGGATCGATGGCGTCAAAAATTTCATTGATGGCATCAAGTTATAG
- a CDS encoding DUF4149 domain-containing protein, which translates to MRGISRSCWWAGAERSLLTLWVGGLWTAGYVVAPSLFTGLDDRQLAGQLAGQVFRLISYIGLVAGSLLLVSTLVRAGSVWAREWRSWVLASMLVLVVVGAFVVQPMMVELKQEFAAQGMVPGSAQAASFGRLHGLSSILYMLTSLLGLSLVAVGLRIGVRTGDTH; encoded by the coding sequence ATGCGGGGAATTTCGCGGTCCTGTTGGTGGGCGGGCGCAGAACGCAGTCTGCTGACCTTGTGGGTCGGCGGTCTCTGGACAGCGGGTTATGTGGTTGCCCCTAGCCTGTTTACGGGCCTGGATGATCGCCAGCTTGCCGGGCAATTGGCGGGCCAGGTGTTCCGGCTGATCAGTTACATCGGTCTGGTGGCCGGCAGCCTGTTGTTGGTGTCGACCCTGGTGCGGGCGGGCTCGGTCTGGGCGCGTGAGTGGCGCAGCTGGGTATTGGCGAGCATGCTGGTACTGGTCGTGGTCGGTGCCTTTGTGGTGCAGCCGATGATGGTGGAGCTCAAGCAGGAGTTTGCGGCGCAGGGTATGGTACCCGGCAGTGCCCAGGCCGCCAGCTTTGGACGCCTGCACGGCCTGTCGTCGATCCTGTATATGCTCACCAGCCTGCTGGGGCTGAGTCTGGTTGCCGTTGGTCTGCGGATCGGCGTGCGGACGGGCGATACGCATTAA
- the yhbY gene encoding ribosome assembly RNA-binding protein YhbY, translating to MLLTPKQKRHLRGLAHNLKPVVMIGNSGITDGVIAELDARLAHHELLKVRISGQDRNERLKMAADLCKRTNSQLVTTIGHIAVLYRRGEYPGIKVPR from the coding sequence ATGTTATTGACACCTAAACAAAAACGCCACCTCCGTGGCCTCGCCCACAACCTCAAGCCGGTGGTGATGATTGGCAACAGCGGGATCACCGACGGCGTAATCGCGGAACTGGACGCCCGCCTGGCGCACCACGAACTGCTGAAAGTGCGCATCAGCGGGCAGGACCGTAATGAGCGACTGAAAATGGCCGCCGACCTCTGCAAACGGACCAATAGCCAACTGGTCACGACCATCGGACATATCGCCGTCCTCTATCGACGTGGCGAGTACCCTGGCATCAAAGTGCCGCGTTAG
- the rlmE gene encoding 23S rRNA (uridine(2552)-2'-O)-methyltransferase RlmE, with the protein MKRTNSSQNWLRRHFNDHYVQAAQKAGYRSRAVFKLLEIQEKDRMIRQGQVVVDLGAAPGGWSQITAPLVGKSGTVIALDILPMEPLNEVTFIEGDFTEQAVHEQLIAALAGREVDLVLSDIAPNMSGMRGIDQPRAMYLAELALDFAQGTLKPGGDFLTKVFQGEGFDPYLQLLRQSFTKVLIRKPKASRPKSREVYLLAKGFKGLR; encoded by the coding sequence ATGAAACGCACCAATAGCAGCCAAAACTGGTTACGCCGGCACTTTAATGACCATTACGTGCAGGCGGCGCAGAAGGCCGGCTACCGTTCACGGGCGGTCTTCAAGTTGCTGGAAATCCAGGAAAAGGACCGGATGATTCGGCAGGGACAGGTCGTCGTGGATCTGGGCGCCGCCCCCGGCGGTTGGTCGCAGATCACGGCGCCACTGGTGGGCAAGTCCGGCACGGTGATCGCGCTCGACATCCTGCCGATGGAGCCACTCAACGAGGTGACCTTCATCGAGGGCGATTTTACCGAGCAGGCGGTGCACGAGCAGCTTATCGCAGCCCTGGCCGGGCGCGAGGTTGACCTTGTATTGTCAGATATTGCCCCCAATATGAGTGGAATGCGGGGAATCGATCAGCCTCGGGCGATGTATCTGGCTGAATTGGCACTGGATTTTGCTCAGGGCACACTGAAGCCCGGCGGCGACTTCCTCACCAAGGTGTTTCAGGGGGAGGGATTCGACCCCTATTTGCAGCTGCTACGACAGTCATTTACCAAGGTGCTGATCCGCAAGCCCAAGGCATCACGACCAAAATCACGAGAGGTGTATCTCTTGGCTAAAGGTTTTAAGGGGCTGCGTTGA
- the carA gene encoding glutamine-hydrolyzing carbamoyl-phosphate synthase small subunit produces the protein MRKPALLALADGTLFWGESIGVDGQTVGEVVFNTSITGYQEILTDPSYCQQIVTLTYPHIGNVGTNHEDAESAAIHVSGLVVRNVPLLASSWRSESSLEDYLQAGRVVAIADIDTRALTRVLREKGAQAGCIVAGDAIDPQAAIAAAQAFPGLKGVDLAQVVTTKKAYAWTQGSWTLEGGLPAPSSDLPYHVVAYDYGVKSNILRMLVDRGCRLTVVPAQTTAAEVLALNPDGLFLSNGPGDPEPCDYALAAIPPLVDSGLPTFGICLGHQLLALASGAKTLKMKFGHHGANHPVQNLQGGEVMITSQNHGFAVDEASLPANLRATHRSLFDGSLQGVERTDQPAFSFQGHPEASPGPHDVAPLFDRFIEAIKQYRGASNE, from the coding sequence TTGCGAAAACCGGCATTACTGGCTTTAGCGGATGGCACACTCTTTTGGGGTGAATCGATTGGGGTAGATGGCCAGACAGTGGGTGAGGTGGTGTTCAACACCTCCATTACTGGCTATCAGGAGATCCTTACCGATCCCTCCTATTGTCAGCAGATCGTCACCCTGACCTACCCGCACATCGGCAACGTCGGTACCAATCACGAAGACGCAGAATCCGCTGCGATCCACGTCAGTGGTCTGGTGGTGCGCAATGTGCCCTTGCTGGCCAGCAGCTGGCGCAGTGAATCCAGCCTCGAGGACTATCTGCAGGCGGGCCGGGTTGTCGCCATTGCCGACATCGATACCCGCGCACTGACCCGTGTGTTGCGTGAAAAGGGCGCGCAGGCCGGGTGTATCGTCGCCGGTGACGCTATCGACCCGCAGGCCGCGATTGCTGCCGCCCAGGCCTTCCCCGGTCTAAAGGGCGTCGATCTGGCCCAGGTGGTCACCACCAAGAAGGCCTACGCCTGGACACAGGGCAGCTGGACACTGGAGGGCGGCCTGCCCGCGCCCAGCAGCGATCTGCCCTATCACGTGGTCGCCTATGACTACGGCGTAAAAAGCAACATCCTGCGCATGCTGGTGGACCGCGGTTGTCGCTTGACGGTGGTGCCGGCCCAGACGACGGCGGCCGAGGTGCTGGCCCTGAACCCCGATGGCCTGTTCCTCTCCAATGGCCCGGGTGACCCGGAACCCTGTGATTACGCCCTGGCGGCGATACCACCCCTGGTCGACAGCGGCCTGCCCACCTTTGGTATCTGTCTGGGACATCAGCTGTTAGCGCTGGCCAGTGGCGCGAAGACCCTGAAGATGAAGTTTGGCCATCATGGCGCCAATCACCCGGTGCAGAACCTGCAGGGGGGCGAGGTGATGATCACCAGTCAGAATCACGGCTTCGCGGTAGACGAGGCATCCCTGCCCGCGAACCTGAGGGCCACGCATCGCTCCCTGTTCGACGGCTCATTGCAGGGTGTGGAGCGCACCGACCAACCGGCGTTCAGTTTTCAGGGCCACCCCGAGGCAAGCCCGGGCCCGCACGATGTGGCACCCTTGTTTGATCGCTTTATTGAAGCGATCAAACAGTATCGAGGGGCGAGTAACGAGTAG